In Mycolicibacterium alvei, a single window of DNA contains:
- a CDS encoding acyl-CoA dehydrogenase family protein — MELHETEERRALRKAVSEIAKDFGHDYYVAKSLGGEKSSELWQAVGKQGFLGVNIAEQYGGGGGGIYDMQIVGEELAAAGCPLLMTVVSPTICGTIIEAFGSDELKARWLPGIASGEIIMAFAITEPDAGSNSHNISTHAKRVGGDWVLNGTKYYISGVDEAEAILVVTRTATDDRGRGRLSLLVVPTDAPGLTKTLIPVQAVTPEKQFTLFFDDVRVPAENLIGAENDGLRQVFMGLNPERIMGAALGNGIGRYALDKASAYARERKVWDVPIGAHQGLSHPLAHAKIQLELARLMTQRAASLHDAGDPGSAEASNMAKYAAAEAGILALDQAIQTHGGNGLATEYGLATLWGPVRLMRTAPISREMILNYVAQHSLNLPRSY; from the coding sequence ATGGAACTGCACGAGACCGAGGAACGGCGAGCGCTGCGCAAGGCCGTGTCCGAGATCGCCAAGGACTTCGGGCACGACTACTACGTGGCCAAGTCGCTCGGCGGGGAGAAGAGTTCGGAACTCTGGCAGGCCGTGGGCAAGCAGGGGTTCCTCGGGGTCAACATCGCCGAGCAGTACGGCGGCGGTGGCGGCGGCATCTACGACATGCAGATCGTCGGTGAGGAACTGGCCGCGGCCGGCTGCCCGCTGCTGATGACGGTGGTCTCCCCCACCATCTGCGGCACGATCATCGAGGCTTTCGGCAGCGACGAGCTAAAGGCGCGCTGGCTGCCGGGCATCGCCAGCGGCGAGATCATCATGGCGTTCGCGATCACCGAGCCGGATGCGGGCTCGAACTCTCACAACATCTCCACCCACGCCAAGCGCGTCGGTGGGGATTGGGTGCTCAACGGCACCAAGTACTACATTTCCGGCGTCGACGAGGCGGAGGCCATCCTGGTCGTCACCCGCACCGCGACCGACGACCGCGGCCGCGGACGGCTGAGCCTGCTGGTGGTCCCGACCGACGCGCCCGGGTTGACCAAGACCCTCATCCCGGTGCAGGCGGTGACACCGGAGAAGCAGTTCACGCTGTTCTTCGACGACGTGCGGGTGCCGGCCGAGAACCTGATCGGCGCGGAAAACGACGGTCTGCGTCAGGTGTTCATGGGCCTCAACCCCGAACGCATCATGGGCGCCGCCCTGGGCAACGGCATCGGCCGCTACGCGCTGGACAAGGCGTCGGCCTACGCGCGCGAGCGCAAGGTCTGGGACGTGCCGATCGGAGCCCACCAGGGCCTGTCCCACCCGCTTGCGCACGCCAAGATCCAGCTGGAGCTGGCCCGGCTGATGACCCAGCGGGCGGCCTCACTGCACGACGCCGGCGACCCCGGTTCCGCGGAGGCGTCGAACATGGCCAAATACGCTGCGGCGGAGGCCGGCATCCTGGCCCTCGACCAGGCGATCCAGACCCACGGCGGCAACGGGTTGGCCACCGAGTACGGGCTGGCCACTCTCTGGGGCCCGGTGCGGCTGATGCGCACCGCGCCGATCAGCCGAGAGATGATC